The window CTCGGCCCCCGCCTCGGCGTCCCGGCCGAGCCGGGCGAGCAGGTCACCGCGCACCGCGGGCAGCAGGTGGTACGCCCGGAGGGACGGCTCGGCGGCCAGCCCGTCGACGATCTCGAGGCCGGCCGCGGGACCGACGGCCATCGCCACCGCGACCCCGCGGTTGAGCTCC is drawn from Candidatus Dormiibacterota bacterium and contains these coding sequences:
- a CDS encoding RNA polymerase subunit sigma-24, translating into ELNRGVAVAMAVGPAAGLEIVDGLAAEPSLRAYHLLPAVRGDLLARLGRDAEAGAEFERAASLTQNARERELLLDRATRAKSRIEPSPSH